AAACTGGATTTCTCTGCTACGCCTCTTCCGGTGCGGGCAAAGAGGGGTAGCGTGTTTCAAATAGCTCTTTTAGCTTCTTTTTAACGGCATCCACGCCAAAGCCTTGGGTGACCCGCCCTGCATGACGTTCATTGTATTCCAGCATCTCCAGGTACACGATTTTCTCTGCCGCATCCATGTTCGTCAGACTGTTCATCGGTTTCAGGCGCTTGCGGATTTCCTTGTTCATGCGCTCGATAGGGTTCGACGTGTAGATCGCTTTATGGATCGACTCCGGATACTTGTAGAACGTCAGGAGTGTGGATAACTGTTCCTCCCAGGACCTCATTTCCTTCGGATACAGCTTGTTCCACTTCGCTTTGACCGTATCAAAGTTCGCCCGGGCGACCACTTCATCCGGTGCGGTATATACGGTTTTCAACGCTTCAATGACATCGGTTTTGTGCTCCATCCGGATTTTAGGGAACGTGGCCCGCACTTTGTGCACTACGCAATGCTGTACATCTGCCTGAGGATAGGTCTCTTTAAACGCCGCATCCAGACCTGGTAGCCCGTCAAACACACCCAGCAGGACTTCCTGCGCTCCGCGGTCGTACAGGTCTTTGAGTACCTCCCGCCAGCCATTCGAACTCTCTTGGCCGCCCACGTAGAACCCGAGAATTTGACGCTGTCCCTCCTCGTCAATTCCCATCGCAAAGTAGACCACTTCGCCACGAACCGTACCCCGTTTCAGCTTCACGTACAGCCCATCCAAGTAGATGACGGAGTACCGTTTGCTCAGGGGACGTTTCTGCCACTGGTGGA
This region of Paenibacillus sp. FSL K6-1096 genomic DNA includes:
- a CDS encoding IS256 family transposase: MNILPESSLNNLFEKLVKDFMKENMESLLRAEIQGFMDSEEAGANNSRNGYYTRDLHTRYGHIEDLQVPRDRQSLFQTQLFEPYQRRDGWLEEAVIQMYKSGMGTRDVARFIESMFGSHYSPTTVSNITATVLDDIHQWQKRPLSKRYSVIYLDGLYVKLKRGTVRGEVVYFAMGIDEEGQRQILGFYVGGQESSNGWREVLKDLYDRGAQEVLLGVFDGLPGLDAAFKETYPQADVQHCVVHKVRATFPKIRMEHKTDVIEALKTVYTAPDEVVARANFDTVKAKWNKLYPKEMRSWEEQLSTLLTFYKYPESIHKAIYTSNPIERMNKEIRKRLKPMNSLTNMDAAEKIVYLEMLEYNERHAGRVTQGFGVDAVKKKLKELFETRYPSLPAPEEA